A genomic region of Persephonella marina EX-H1 contains the following coding sequences:
- a CDS encoding HEPN domain-containing protein: protein MREDLITLAERELNEVATLLNESFCDDGLVFHHLRNGVLYLLKALAEEYNLDYEGIESISDLVALIERKTTVKFPEYMQSIIDLEDIMVPDDCTTSICYDPEMYGDILDAVENLKEFVEKEIESL, encoded by the coding sequence ATGAGGGAGGATCTTATAACACTTGCTGAAAGGGAGCTGAATGAGGTTGCAACACTTTTAAACGAGTCTTTCTGTGATGACGGTCTTGTTTTTCACCATCTAAGGAATGGGGTTCTTTATCTTTTGAAAGCACTCGCCGAAGAGTACAACCTTGATTATGAAGGTATAGAAAGTATATCCGATCTTGTTGCACTTATTGAGAGAAAAACCACAGTAAAGTTCCCGGAGTATATGCAGTCTATAATTGATCTTGAGGATATAATGGTACCTGATGACTGTACAACTTCAATATGCTACGATCCTGAGATGTATGGAGATATACTTGATGCTGTTGAAAACCTTAAGGAGTTTGTTGAGAAGGAAATAGAAAGCCTATGA
- a CDS encoding bifunctional ADP-dependent NAD(P)H-hydrate dehydratase/NAD(P)H-hydrate epimerase yields MKILKASEMAYADENTIKLTGIPSLVLMENAGRTASQIILERYPDKKYFVVVAGSGNNGGDGLVIARYLLRYNRDVKVFILSDSRQKLSQDNLKNLEIFESFGGEVLFINKENTGKIRNPVKEADVVIDAIFGTGFKPPVKGFREKVIQIINRYAKNVVAVDIPSGLSTDTGRIEGVHTRADLTVTFAYPKPAHILYPACELCGEVFVVDISIDDSYLKEIHRYLLTYESIKLPERKKNSHKYTYGHLLVVGGSVGKTGAVIMASRSATASGSGLVTAVVPGSLDQVFENALTEEMTIPVDDIDGYFGKKAYRQIKEIIKNGKFTSVVAGMGMSVTENCISVIDQLLKGKMPLVIDADGINNLVLVDNFKEKLKKRKHPTVLTPHIGEMSRLTGLKTKEILDSMEETALSFSKETGSFVILKGSRTVISTPDGKVYYSIKGNEGMATAGTGDILSGITGTLVFRLGAEEGVKTAVYLHGLSGDLAVKETGVESMKATDLIRFIPEAYREIKRMKERKDTGFYRTLSSV; encoded by the coding sequence ATGAAGATACTTAAAGCCTCTGAGATGGCTTATGCAGATGAGAACACGATAAAGCTGACAGGTATCCCCTCACTTGTTCTTATGGAGAATGCTGGAAGAACAGCATCACAGATAATCCTTGAAAGGTATCCTGATAAAAAATATTTTGTTGTTGTTGCAGGAAGTGGGAATAATGGTGGTGATGGTCTTGTAATAGCAAGGTATCTTCTAAGATATAACAGAGATGTTAAGGTTTTTATACTTTCTGACAGCAGGCAGAAGCTCTCACAGGACAATCTAAAAAATTTAGAGATATTTGAGTCCTTTGGTGGTGAGGTATTATTTATAAACAAGGAGAACACAGGTAAGATAAGAAACCCTGTAAAAGAGGCTGATGTAGTCATAGATGCTATATTTGGGACAGGATTCAAACCACCTGTTAAAGGTTTCAGAGAGAAGGTTATACAGATAATAAATAGATATGCTAAAAATGTTGTTGCTGTAGATATACCCTCAGGTCTCTCAACAGATACAGGGAGGATAGAGGGTGTTCATACAAGAGCTGATTTAACAGTAACATTCGCATATCCAAAGCCTGCACACATACTTTATCCTGCCTGTGAGCTGTGTGGTGAGGTTTTTGTTGTTGATATATCTATAGATGATAGCTATCTGAAGGAGATACACAGATATCTGCTTACTTATGAGAGCATAAAGCTTCCAGAGAGGAAGAAAAACAGCCATAAATACACATACGGTCATCTTCTTGTTGTTGGAGGTTCTGTCGGGAAGACAGGAGCTGTTATAATGGCTTCAAGATCAGCTACAGCCTCAGGATCTGGACTTGTTACTGCTGTGGTTCCAGGATCTCTTGATCAGGTGTTTGAGAACGCATTAACTGAGGAGATGACAATACCTGTTGATGATATTGACGGCTATTTTGGAAAAAAGGCTTACAGACAGATAAAAGAGATCATAAAAAATGGTAAGTTTACATCTGTTGTTGCTGGAATGGGAATGTCAGTAACTGAAAACTGTATCTCTGTGATAGATCAGCTTTTAAAGGGGAAGATGCCTCTTGTTATAGATGCTGATGGTATAAACAATCTTGTTCTTGTTGATAACTTTAAGGAAAAACTCAAAAAGAGAAAACATCCCACAGTTTTAACACCCCATATAGGTGAGATGTCAAGGCTTACAGGTCTTAAAACAAAAGAGATACTGGACAGCATGGAAGAAACAGCATTATCCTTCAGTAAGGAGACAGGATCATTTGTTATCCTGAAAGGATCAAGAACTGTAATATCAACACCTGATGGGAAGGTTTATTACTCAATAAAAGGTAATGAAGGGATGGCAACAGCTGGAACGGGGGACATACTTTCTGGCATAACAGGGACTCTTGTTTTCAGGCTTGGAGCAGAGGAAGGGGTAAAAACAGCTGTTTATCTTCACGGTCTTTCAGGGGATCTTGCTGTTAAAGAGACAGGTGTTGAAAGTATGAAAGCAACAGATCTTATAAGATTTATCCCTGAGGCCTACAGAGAGATAAAAAGAATGAAAGAGAGGAAAGATACAGGATTTTACAGAACTCTTTCATCTGTCTGA
- a CDS encoding class II fructose-bisphosphate aldolase — MPVIAKSKEELINIISESVSVEGDLVNIKDEKKLRDKTIDDLIYTAVFSEDEGTKEEAKRIIRETANQFGAVAASIHDFYMAIGRGEVDNLTTPAVNIRGMTYDVARQIFRVANKHNVGAFIFEIAKSEIGYTFQRPSEYASCVLAAAIKEGYKGPVFIQGDHFQFNAKKYAEDPEKELQAIKDLTEEAIKAGFYNIDIDPSTLVDYSKPSLKEQQYHNYINTAKMTQFIRDIEPEGVTVSIGAEIGHIGGKNSTVEEFEAFMEGYLSEIPEGMAGISKMSVQTGTEHGGIPLPDGTVAEVKLDFNVLKDIGKVAREKYGLGGTVQHGASTLPDELFDKFPESNCCEIHLATGFQNIMYDLIPEDFRNEIYEYIKENFKNEWKEGQTEQQFIYKTRKKGFGPFKYQWWTLEDQYKNRILEALYNKFEFLFDKLNVFNTKESVEKYVKPVKISYGSVKG; from the coding sequence ATGCCGGTTATAGCAAAATCAAAAGAGGAGCTTATAAACATTATTTCTGAAAGTGTATCAGTTGAAGGAGATCTCGTTAATATAAAGGATGAGAAGAAACTTAGAGATAAGACTATAGATGATCTTATCTATACTGCTGTATTCTCAGAGGATGAAGGAACAAAGGAAGAGGCAAAAAGGATAATAAGGGAGACAGCAAACCAGTTTGGAGCTGTGGCAGCATCAATACATGATTTTTATATGGCTATAGGAAGAGGAGAGGTTGATAATCTTACAACACCTGCTGTTAATATAAGGGGGATGACATACGATGTTGCAAGACAGATATTCAGGGTTGCAAATAAACATAATGTTGGTGCGTTTATATTTGAGATAGCAAAGTCAGAGATAGGTTACACATTCCAGAGACCTTCTGAGTATGCTTCTTGTGTTCTCGCAGCAGCTATAAAGGAAGGTTATAAAGGACCTGTTTTTATACAGGGAGATCATTTCCAGTTTAATGCAAAAAAGTATGCAGAAGATCCTGAAAAGGAACTTCAGGCTATAAAAGATCTCACTGAGGAGGCTATTAAGGCAGGCTTTTACAATATAGATATTGATCCTTCAACACTCGTTGATTACTCAAAACCATCACTTAAAGAACAGCAGTACCATAACTATATAAACACAGCAAAGATGACACAGTTTATAAGAGATATAGAACCTGAAGGTGTGACAGTTTCAATAGGAGCTGAGATAGGACATATAGGAGGTAAAAACTCAACTGTTGAGGAGTTTGAGGCTTTTATGGAAGGGTATCTAAGTGAGATACCTGAAGGTATGGCAGGTATATCAAAGATGTCTGTCCAGACAGGAACAGAGCATGGAGGTATCCCTCTCCCTGATGGAACTGTTGCAGAAGTAAAGCTTGATTTTAATGTTCTAAAAGATATAGGAAAGGTTGCAAGGGAGAAGTACGGTCTTGGTGGAACTGTTCAGCATGGTGCATCAACACTCCCTGATGAGCTTTTTGATAAATTCCCTGAGAGTAACTGCTGTGAGATACACCTTGCAACAGGATTTCAGAATATTATGTACGATCTTATCCCTGAAGATTTCAGAAATGAGATATACGAGTATATAAAAGAGAACTTTAAGAATGAGTGGAAGGAAGGACAGACAGAACAGCAGTTTATATACAAAACAAGGAAAAAAGGTTTCGGTCCATTTAAATACCAGTGGTGGACATTAGAAGATCAGTACAAAAATAGAATACTTGAAGCCCTCTATAATAAGTTTGAGTTCCTCTTTGATAAGCTGAATGTGTTTAACACAAAGGAAAGTGTAGAGAAGTATGTAAAACCTGTAAAGATAAGTTATGGATCAGTTAAAGGATAG
- a CDS encoding 6-carboxyhexanoate--CoA ligase, translating into MSQLDSQINAIKEIYREIKKAGSRIQPVVVGKFALTVYTQGMYPAGNISLLFPDLNLLKKVLKELGYQSMGDFWVRGDIAVEVSRKFEIIPFGTFNRIEVDGEIINVISVEDLLIDMMNECIAGDENVCNLIKMLVRSYGKAIDFHYIFQHIKNKKALIKFKEFKKDLN; encoded by the coding sequence ATGTCGCAGCTTGACAGTCAGATAAATGCTATAAAGGAGATATACAGGGAGATAAAAAAGGCAGGTTCAAGGATACAGCCTGTTGTTGTAGGTAAGTTTGCCCTTACAGTTTACACACAGGGTATGTATCCGGCAGGTAATATCTCCCTTCTCTTCCCTGATCTGAATCTGCTTAAAAAAGTATTAAAGGAGCTCGGATACCAGTCTATGGGAGATTTCTGGGTGAGGGGAGATATAGCTGTTGAGGTGAGCAGAAAGTTTGAGATAATCCCATTTGGAACATTTAACAGGATAGAGGTTGATGGTGAGATCATAAATGTTATCTCAGTTGAGGATCTCCTTATAGATATGATGAATGAGTGTATAGCCGGTGATGAGAATGTGTGTAATCTTATAAAGATGCTTGTAAGATCCTACGGAAAAGCTATAGATTTTCATTATATATTCCAGCATATAAAAAACAAGAAAGCCCTGATAAAGTTCAAAGAGTTTAAAAAGGATCTTAACTGA
- the fbp gene encoding class 1 fructose-bisphosphatase: MAEKGMDLNRFILEEERKHPSASGSLSLALMAIESAAKIIASHVRMAGLADVLGQAGKVNVQGEEVQKLDELSNTVMLQHLLDSGQFYALASEELNEPVYSHKGKDARYVIAFDPLDGSSNIDVNVSIGTIFSIHRRIGDGIENFLQEGYKQVAAGYIIYGSSVMFVLTTGNGVNGFTYDPAVGMFLLSHPDIKIPEKGKIYSINEANAHKWTDEGLVRYIDKLKEEGYTSRYIGSMVADVHRTLIKGGMFGYPADRKNKSGKLRLLYEAAPMAYIIKQAGGKSTTGKMDILDVKPEDIHQRVPVFIGSRKEIDQLLEFIS, translated from the coding sequence ATGGCTGAGAAAGGTATGGATCTAAATAGATTTATTCTTGAGGAGGAGAGAAAGCATCCTTCAGCCTCAGGATCTCTATCACTTGCCCTTATGGCTATAGAGTCAGCTGCCAAGATAATAGCTTCACATGTAAGGATGGCAGGTCTTGCTGATGTACTAGGACAGGCGGGGAAAGTAAATGTTCAGGGAGAGGAAGTCCAGAAACTTGATGAGCTTTCAAACACAGTTATGCTCCAGCATCTTCTTGACAGTGGACAGTTTTACGCTCTTGCTTCTGAGGAGCTGAATGAACCTGTTTACTCACACAAGGGAAAGGATGCAAGGTATGTTATAGCTTTTGATCCACTTGATGGATCATCAAATATAGACGTTAATGTTAGTATAGGAACGATATTTTCCATACACAGAAGGATAGGGGATGGTATTGAAAACTTCCTTCAGGAAGGGTACAAACAGGTTGCCGCAGGTTATATAATATACGGCTCATCCGTTATGTTTGTTCTAACAACAGGAAACGGTGTTAACGGCTTTACTTACGATCCTGCTGTTGGTATGTTCCTCCTTTCACATCCTGATATAAAAATACCTGAAAAAGGAAAAATCTACTCTATAAATGAGGCAAACGCACATAAATGGACTGATGAGGGTCTAGTAAGATATATAGATAAGCTTAAAGAGGAAGGTTACACATCAAGGTATATAGGATCAATGGTTGCGGATGTCCACAGAACACTTATAAAAGGTGGCATGTTCGGTTATCCTGCAGACAGGAAAAATAAGTCAGGAAAGTTAAGACTTTTATACGAAGCTGCTCCTATGGCTTACATAATAAAACAGGCAGGTGGAAAATCTACAACCGGGAAGATGGATATACTTGATGTTAAGCCTGAGGATATACACCAGAGAGTGCCTGTCTTTATAGGAAGCAGGAAGGAGATAGACCAGCTTCTTGAGTTTATATCTTAA
- a CDS encoding EAL domain-containing protein, translating to MLKAISECIKEGFELEDVKVVSRGKGDILNKYSDYKKIPVLNQYFLLIKGDISYKKQHLIKKSLEDILKSLQNSSHKVKKLSILEKELETILRANEIFFSGEGSLEDFFLFLKNKKYAVVENNKVILNTGIDKFSITTSLGKLKKVDEFSTSFGKGETYALKTGMYQIIVQSEKEPLDPFLKKVLKSRLLWLNKIYYEKYQYSVDELTGLFTRKKFLNDLPKFKNRSCLLINLKNFRFINEIYSPQVGDKVLQEFAILLKKKSLSENVYRIFGDKFAIVFNNEDQSINFYRNIVKFLQSGIKVFHEVLNEYVTVNVQVKFIIIKKIDSNFLERAMIAFKKTAYQEKDLIIYEDTILPQMEKELKSIEVIQKAIENDKVIPAFQKIVNLNTGSEYYEALMRIKSGRKVYLPGDFLTPAKETGLYPKLSNIMFDKVVEAIKNTGYKISINIEITDILRKNFIDYTIKKIKRSGVSPDKIILELTETEDMSRMIRYAQDILQTLKREGFYISIDDFGSGYSNFSYLTKLPVDIIKIDGSLIKNLEKSRKNLLIVKSIISMSKLLGIETVAEFVNSREIYQIVENLGVDYVQGFYIDKPKFKI from the coding sequence ATGTTAAAGGCCATATCAGAATGTATAAAAGAGGGATTTGAGCTTGAGGATGTAAAGGTTGTATCAAGAGGAAAAGGGGATATTCTGAATAAATACTCTGACTACAAAAAGATACCTGTTCTGAACCAGTATTTTCTACTTATAAAGGGCGATATCTCATACAAAAAACAGCATCTGATAAAAAAATCACTTGAGGATATTCTAAAATCACTCCAGAACTCATCCCATAAGGTAAAAAAATTAAGTATCTTAGAAAAGGAACTGGAGACTATACTCAGGGCAAATGAGATATTCTTCTCAGGGGAAGGAAGCTTAGAAGATTTCTTTCTTTTCCTTAAAAACAAAAAGTACGCCGTCGTAGAGAATAATAAGGTAATCCTGAATACAGGGATTGATAAGTTCAGCATTACAACATCACTTGGAAAACTCAAAAAAGTAGATGAGTTCAGCACATCTTTTGGCAAGGGAGAGACATACGCTCTAAAAACAGGAATGTACCAGATTATTGTCCAGAGTGAAAAGGAACCTCTTGATCCATTTTTAAAGAAGGTGCTGAAAAGCAGACTTCTTTGGCTTAACAAGATATATTACGAGAAATACCAGTACTCGGTAGACGAGCTTACAGGTCTTTTCACAAGGAAAAAGTTTCTTAATGATCTGCCAAAATTTAAGAACAGATCATGTCTGCTTATAAACCTTAAAAACTTCAGATTTATTAATGAGATATACAGTCCTCAGGTTGGGGATAAAGTTCTTCAGGAGTTTGCAATTCTTTTAAAGAAAAAATCTCTATCTGAGAATGTTTACAGGATTTTCGGAGACAAATTCGCTATAGTTTTCAATAATGAAGACCAGTCAATAAACTTTTACAGAAATATAGTCAAATTTCTCCAGTCAGGAATAAAGGTTTTTCACGAAGTTCTAAATGAGTATGTTACTGTAAACGTCCAGGTAAAATTTATCATAATAAAAAAGATAGACTCAAACTTCCTTGAAAGGGCTATGATAGCATTCAAAAAAACAGCCTACCAGGAAAAGGATCTGATCATATATGAGGACACAATTCTGCCCCAGATGGAAAAAGAGCTTAAAAGTATTGAGGTCATACAGAAGGCTATTGAAAATGACAAGGTGATACCAGCATTCCAGAAGATAGTAAACCTGAATACAGGATCTGAGTACTACGAAGCCCTGATGAGAATAAAATCAGGTAGGAAGGTTTACCTTCCCGGAGACTTTCTCACACCTGCAAAAGAAACAGGTCTTTATCCAAAACTGTCAAATATAATGTTTGACAAGGTTGTGGAAGCAATAAAAAATACAGGATATAAGATATCAATAAATATAGAGATAACAGATATCCTGAGAAAGAACTTTATAGATTACACAATAAAAAAGATCAAAAGATCCGGCGTCTCACCGGACAAGATAATACTTGAGCTTACAGAAACTGAGGATATGAGCAGAATGATAAGATATGCACAGGACATACTCCAGACTCTGAAAAGGGAAGGATTTTATATATCAATAGATGATTTTGGTTCTGGATACTCAAACTTCTCATATCTGACCAAACTACCTGTTGATATTATAAAGATAGACGGAAGTCTTATAAAAAATTTAGAGAAAAGCCGTAAAAATCTCCTTATAGTCAAATCAATCATAAGTATGTCAAAACTGCTCGGTATAGAAACTGTAGCAGAGTTTGTTAACTCAAGAGAGATATACCAGATCGTTGAGAATTTAGGTGTAGACTATGTTCAGGGTTTTTATATAGACAAACCTAAATTTAAGATATAA
- a CDS encoding alcohol dehydrogenase catalytic domain-containing protein, translated as MLALRFYNQRDIRLEKLPKPKPKKEEVLIKVTQAGISQTQINEFIEGPFFINKEPHPLTGKAIPLIPCQEYGGIIEDVGKGVDRSLIGKQVAVLPLISCGKCEHCLKGKENLCEKMAYHGLLGLDGGFAEYSVVNVKNIFPVEKEELLTFIEPILVGMNTFDIYRHYNGKEDFKEKKILILGAGPVGISVGAVWRDYVKADVVINDILSYRMKKAKEVGFRTVEKKELKKNSFDIVIDAAGMDPLSTQSAIVEGIDYIKKGGFLISVGSYFHPVEFIPSELTFNEKNIISSMAYSLKLIDELPEVLKSLRINFKTLIQEITLEKIIEEGYYRAEVEKESFVRIVVRC; from the coding sequence TTGTTAGCCTTAAGGTTTTATAATCAGAGGGACATTAGATTAGAAAAATTACCAAAACCAAAACCTAAAAAAGAAGAGGTACTTATAAAGGTAACACAGGCTGGGATAAGCCAGACCCAGATAAACGAGTTTATTGAAGGACCATTTTTTATAAACAAAGAACCACATCCACTTACAGGAAAAGCGATCCCTTTAATCCCCTGTCAGGAGTACGGAGGGATAATTGAGGATGTTGGAAAGGGGGTTGATAGATCTTTAATAGGAAAGCAGGTAGCAGTTCTGCCATTAATAAGCTGTGGGAAGTGTGAACACTGCTTAAAAGGAAAGGAGAATCTGTGTGAAAAGATGGCATATCACGGCCTTTTAGGACTTGATGGTGGATTTGCTGAGTACTCTGTCGTTAATGTTAAGAATATATTTCCTGTGGAAAAAGAGGAACTGCTCACATTTATAGAACCTATACTTGTTGGTATGAACACATTTGATATCTACAGACATTACAACGGAAAAGAGGATTTCAAGGAAAAAAAGATACTTATCTTAGGTGCTGGACCAGTAGGTATCTCTGTAGGAGCTGTATGGAGAGATTATGTTAAGGCTGATGTTGTTATCAATGATATACTCTCGTACAGAATGAAAAAGGCAAAAGAGGTAGGCTTCAGAACTGTAGAAAAAAAGGAGCTTAAAAAAAACAGTTTTGATATTGTTATAGATGCTGCAGGGATGGATCCTCTTTCAACACAGTCTGCTATAGTTGAGGGAATTGATTACATCAAAAAAGGGGGTTTTCTAATAAGTGTGGGAAGCTACTTCCATCCTGTTGAGTTTATACCTTCGGAACTTACATTTAATGAAAAGAATATAATATCCTCTATGGCATACTCATTAAAGCTGATAGATGAACTGCCTGAGGTATTAAAAAGTCTCAGGATAAATTTTAAAACTCTTATTCAGGAGATAACCCTTGAAAAGATCATAGAAGAAGGTTATTACAGAGCTGAGGTTGAAAAGGAAAGTTTTGTGAGGATAGTTGTAAGATGTTAA
- the crcB gene encoding fluoride efflux transporter CrcB, translating to MEYIYVMIGGSLGAVSRFFISNYVNRNLPLDFPAGTLVVNSLGSFILVFFLILSIEKLSIDPVWRLFFAVGFLGAFTTFSTFSYETIALFQDGEYTKAMLNIILNNVVSITAGISGLFLARVIG from the coding sequence ATGGAGTATATTTACGTTATGATAGGCGGTAGTCTTGGTGCTGTCTCAAGATTTTTTATATCTAACTATGTGAACAGAAATCTTCCCCTGGACTTTCCTGCAGGGACGCTTGTTGTTAACTCATTAGGTTCTTTTATTCTTGTCTTTTTCCTTATTCTCAGTATAGAGAAACTCAGTATTGATCCTGTATGGAGGCTTTTCTTTGCTGTTGGTTTTCTTGGAGCATTCACAACTTTCTCAACATTCTCATACGAAACTATAGCTTTATTTCAGGACGGGGAGTATACAAAGGCTATGCTTAACATTATATTGAATAATGTGGTCTCAATTACAGCAGGAATATCAGGACTATTTCTCGCAAGGGTGATTGGTTAG
- a CDS encoding DUF190 domain-containing protein: MKIEGEALLLRIFIGESDRVEGKLLYRKIVEILRENDIAGATVIRGIMGYGASSRIHTASILTLSGDLPVVIEAVDKEEKIKRVIPIIEKFITKGLITLEKVNVIKYI; this comes from the coding sequence ATGAAGATAGAAGGAGAGGCTCTTCTTTTGAGAATATTTATAGGTGAGAGCGACAGGGTGGAAGGTAAGCTTCTGTACAGAAAGATAGTTGAGATACTCAGGGAAAATGATATTGCAGGTGCTACCGTTATAAGGGGAATAATGGGTTACGGTGCTTCAAGCAGAATTCATACAGCCTCTATACTCACACTCTCTGGTGATCTACCTGTTGTTATTGAGGCTGTTGATAAGGAAGAGAAGATAAAAAGGGTTATACCGATTATTGAGAAGTTCATAACAAAAGGACTTATCACCCTTGAAAAGGTGAATGTTATAAAGTACATATAG
- a CDS encoding Hsp20/alpha crystallin family protein, protein MERRNIPATFTWNPFRELARIEHELNKIFNELVPSTVKGEVVEVRTWNPRVDIYEKDDKLVIEAEIPGAKKEDIEVKIKDNSVIIRGEVKKEEEKKEENYYRSERFYGKFERVIPLPVEIKAEDAKATIEDGILKLEIPKATTEKEVKIEVK, encoded by the coding sequence ATGGAAAGAAGAAATATCCCAGCAACATTTACATGGAATCCATTCAGAGAGCTTGCAAGAATTGAGCATGAGCTGAACAAGATATTTAATGAGCTTGTTCCATCAACAGTTAAAGGAGAGGTTGTAGAAGTAAGAACATGGAATCCCAGAGTTGATATCTACGAAAAGGATGATAAGCTTGTGATTGAGGCTGAAATACCTGGAGCTAAAAAAGAGGATATAGAGGTTAAGATCAAAGACAATAGCGTAATTATTAGAGGTGAGGTTAAGAAAGAAGAAGAGAAGAAAGAGGAGAACTACTACAGAAGTGAGAGATTCTACGGTAAATTTGAAAGGGTTATACCTCTCCCAGTTGAGATAAAAGCTGAAGATGCTAAAGCAACAATAGAGGATGGTATCTTAAAGTTAGAGATACCTAAAGCAACAACAGAAAAAGAGGTAAAAATAGAAGTAAAATAA
- the trpE gene encoding anthranilate synthase component I: MSVNLTFPEFEKLSEKYNVIPLYKEILFDLDTPLSVFAKLKSEDRFNFLLESVEKGENVGRYSFIGSSLPVYIRTKKNYVEYYDNGRISYSYTEDPIDELKRFLAKFKPADLPDLPPFWGGLVGYLAYDVIHFYEPVPDEKPDTLNLPDLFFFLSDEIIAFDNVNNSIKIIVSAIIDGDRSLREVYDESIRKIEEIEDRLSSEVKIKRISLKEKKDVDIKRWRSNFKKEDFLKAVEKCKFYIKEGDIIQVVISQRFHKKLRTDPINVYRAVRAINPSPYLFYLDFRDIKLIGSSPEILVSVKDGKILTKPIAGTRPRGKTAEEDKKLSEELLNDEKERAEHLMLVDLARNDVGKVSKSGTVKVDRFMYIEYYSHVMHIVSDVSGQLREDLHPLDVLKSVFPVGTVSGAPKVRAMQIIEEIEPEKRGPYAGAVGYISFNGNLDTAIAIRTAVVRKDDVYIQAGAGIVADSVPEREYEETVNKAKAMMKAVELAEEED; this comes from the coding sequence ATGTCTGTAAATCTTACATTTCCTGAGTTTGAAAAGTTATCTGAGAAATACAATGTTATCCCTCTGTATAAAGAGATACTTTTTGATCTTGATACGCCATTATCTGTCTTTGCAAAACTTAAATCTGAGGACAGGTTTAACTTCTTACTTGAGAGTGTTGAAAAGGGAGAAAATGTAGGCAGATACTCATTTATAGGCTCTTCCCTGCCTGTTTATATAAGAACAAAGAAAAATTATGTTGAGTATTACGATAACGGGAGAATAAGCTACAGTTATACTGAGGACCCTATAGATGAGCTTAAAAGATTCCTCGCTAAATTCAAGCCTGCAGACCTTCCAGACCTTCCACCTTTCTGGGGAGGGCTTGTAGGTTATTTAGCATATGATGTTATCCATTTTTATGAGCCCGTTCCTGATGAGAAGCCTGATACATTAAATCTTCCGGATCTTTTTTTCTTCCTGAGTGATGAGATTATAGCCTTTGATAATGTTAACAACAGTATAAAGATAATAGTCTCTGCGATCATTGATGGGGATAGATCTTTAAGGGAAGTTTATGATGAGAGTATAAGGAAGATAGAGGAGATTGAGGATAGACTTTCCTCAGAGGTAAAGATAAAGAGGATATCCCTTAAGGAAAAGAAGGATGTTGATATAAAAAGATGGAGATCAAACTTTAAAAAGGAAGATTTCTTAAAGGCTGTTGAGAAATGTAAGTTTTATATAAAGGAAGGGGACATAATACAGGTAGTAATATCACAGAGATTTCATAAAAAGCTCAGGACAGATCCTATTAATGTTTACAGGGCTGTGAGGGCTATAAATCCTTCCCCGTACCTTTTTTATCTTGATTTTAGAGATATAAAGCTTATAGGATCATCACCTGAGATACTTGTTTCTGTGAAGGACGGGAAGATACTGACAAAGCCTATTGCAGGTACAAGACCAAGGGGGAAAACGGCAGAGGAGGATAAGAAGCTTTCTGAGGAACTTCTGAATGATGAGAAGGAAAGGGCAGAACATCTCATGCTTGTTGATCTTGCGAGAAATGATGTAGGTAAGGTATCAAAATCAGGAACTGTGAAGGTTGATAGATTTATGTATATAGAGTACTACTCACACGTTATGCATATAGTTTCTGATGTTTCTGGACAGTTGAGGGAGGATCTTCATCCTTTAGATGTTTTAAAGTCTGTTTTCCCTGTTGGAACTGTAAGTGGAGCACCTAAGGTAAGAGCTATGCAGATCATTGAAGAGATAGAGCCTGAGAAGAGAGGTCCTTACGCAGGAGCTGTAGGCTACATATCCTTCAATGGAAATCTTGATACTGCTATAGCTATAAGAACAGCTGTTGTCAGGAAAGATGATGTTTATATCCAGGCAGGTGCTGGGATTGTTGCTGATTCAGTTCCTGAAAGGGAGTATGAGGAGACTGTAAACAAGGCGAAAGCTATGATGAAGGCTGTTGAGCTTGCTGAGGAAGAGGATTAA